The Streptomyces spororaveus genome includes a region encoding these proteins:
- a CDS encoding response regulator, with protein sequence MAIRVLLVDDQPLLRTGFRMILEAEEDLAVVGEAGDGLQALDQVRALQPDVVLMDIRMPRMDGVEATRQITGPERDGPAKVLVLTTFDLDEYVVEALRAGASGFLLKDAPAVELVQAIRVVAAGEAMLAPSITRRLLDKYAVHLPSGEESLPNTLGTLTEREVEVLKLVSRGLSNAEIAADLFVSETTVKTHVGHVLTKLGLRDRVQAAVYAYESGLVRPGAQ encoded by the coding sequence GTGGCGATCCGCGTCCTTCTGGTCGACGACCAGCCGCTGCTGCGCACCGGTTTCCGGATGATTCTGGAGGCGGAGGAGGATCTGGCGGTGGTCGGTGAGGCCGGGGACGGTCTGCAGGCGCTGGACCAGGTGCGGGCGCTGCAGCCCGATGTGGTGCTGATGGACATCCGGATGCCGCGGATGGACGGGGTGGAGGCGACCCGGCAGATCACCGGTCCGGAGCGGGACGGGCCGGCGAAGGTGCTGGTGCTGACGACGTTCGATCTGGACGAGTACGTGGTGGAGGCGCTGCGGGCGGGGGCGAGCGGGTTCTTGTTGAAGGACGCGCCGGCGGTCGAGCTGGTGCAGGCGATCCGGGTGGTCGCGGCGGGTGAGGCGATGCTGGCTCCGAGCATCACGCGGCGGCTGCTGGACAAGTACGCGGTGCATCTGCCGTCGGGTGAGGAGAGCCTGCCGAACACGCTGGGGACGTTGACCGAGCGTGAGGTCGAGGTGCTGAAGCTGGTGTCCCGGGGGCTGTCGAATGCCGAGATCGCGGCGGATCTGTTCGTGAGCGAGACGACGGTCAAGACGCATGTGGGGCACGTGCTGACGAAGCTGGGGCTGCGGGACCGGGTCCAGGCGGCGGTGTACGCGTACGAGAGCGGTCTGGTCCGTCCCGGGGCCCAGTGA
- a CDS encoding ABC transporter substrate-binding protein: MNRRNQWLVAPLGAATAAALLSGCGSTDGSNAGSGKGVVMGISDKVKSTDPASGYDPGSWLLFNNVFQSLLSFPKGGTTPEPDAAQSCGFEGGDSKLYKCTLRDGLKFSNGHSLTSKDVKFSFERTLKINDANGPAVMLASIASIDAPDDKTVVFKLKTSDATFPSKIASGAGSIVDHSEYPADKLRTDNKAVGSGVYKLDSYGEKSASFSVNESYSGKAKAKNTGVTLKFFNGDQAGLKTVLESGDVDFAFRGLAAKDIAALASSKTGDNKVDVVQGTGAEVEHMVFNVNDPVVGKLPVRKAIAYLIDREALVRDVYAGTATALYSIVPTGIAGHTTPFFDRYGGSPQLDKAKAVLKAGGINGKVKLTLYSTPSRYGPSTDQQFEVIAKQLNDSGLFDADVKSVEYEQYEKDIQAGKYGVYVKGWVPDYPDADNFTQPFFGPDNVLNNNYDNKEITGTIIPSTSAKSDRTAANTDYNRLQDIVADELPLIPLWQGKQYAVTRQNVSGLQWSLDASTVFRFWEISKG; this comes from the coding sequence GTGAATCGACGTAACCAGTGGCTGGTGGCCCCGCTCGGCGCAGCCACCGCCGCCGCGCTGCTCAGCGGTTGCGGTTCGACCGATGGCTCCAATGCCGGCAGCGGCAAGGGCGTGGTCATGGGCATATCCGACAAGGTGAAGTCCACCGACCCGGCGTCCGGCTACGACCCGGGCTCCTGGCTGCTGTTCAACAACGTCTTCCAGTCGCTGCTGAGCTTCCCCAAGGGCGGCACCACCCCCGAGCCCGACGCCGCCCAGTCCTGCGGCTTCGAGGGCGGCGACAGCAAGCTCTACAAGTGCACCCTGCGCGACGGCCTGAAGTTCAGCAACGGCCACAGCCTCACCTCGAAGGACGTCAAGTTCTCCTTCGAGCGCACCCTGAAGATCAACGACGCGAACGGTCCGGCCGTCATGCTCGCCTCCATCGCGAGCATCGACGCCCCCGACGACAAGACCGTCGTCTTCAAGCTCAAGACCTCCGACGCCACCTTCCCCAGCAAGATCGCCTCGGGCGCCGGCTCCATCGTCGACCACTCCGAGTACCCGGCCGACAAGCTGCGCACCGACAACAAGGCCGTCGGCTCGGGCGTCTACAAGCTCGACTCCTACGGCGAGAAGAGCGCCTCCTTCTCCGTCAACGAGTCCTACAGCGGCAAGGCCAAGGCCAAGAACACCGGCGTCACGCTGAAGTTCTTCAACGGCGACCAGGCCGGCCTCAAGACCGTCCTGGAGAGCGGCGACGTCGACTTCGCGTTCCGCGGCCTCGCCGCCAAGGACATCGCCGCCCTCGCCTCCAGCAAGACCGGCGACAACAAGGTCGACGTCGTCCAGGGCACCGGCGCCGAGGTCGAGCACATGGTGTTCAACGTCAACGACCCCGTCGTCGGCAAGCTCCCCGTGCGCAAGGCCATCGCCTACCTCATCGACCGCGAAGCCCTCGTCCGCGACGTGTACGCGGGCACCGCCACCGCGCTCTACTCCATCGTGCCCACCGGCATCGCCGGCCACACGACCCCGTTCTTCGACCGCTACGGCGGCAGCCCCCAGCTCGACAAGGCCAAGGCCGTCCTCAAGGCCGGCGGCATCAACGGCAAGGTCAAGCTGACCCTGTACTCCACCCCGTCCCGCTACGGCCCCTCCACGGACCAGCAGTTCGAGGTCATCGCCAAGCAGCTCAACGACAGCGGCCTCTTCGACGCCGACGTCAAGTCCGTCGAGTACGAGCAGTACGAGAAGGACATCCAGGCCGGCAAGTACGGCGTGTACGTCAAGGGCTGGGTGCCCGACTACCCGGACGCCGACAACTTCACGCAGCCGTTCTTCGGCCCGGACAACGTCCTGAACAACAACTACGACAACAAGGAGATCACCGGGACCATCATCCCGTCGACCTCCGCGAAGTCCGACCGCACCGCGGCCAACACGGACTACAACCGCCTCCAGGACATCGTCGCCGACGAGCTCCCGCTCATCCCGCTCTGGCAGGGCAAGCAGTACGCCGTCACCCGCCAGAACGTCTCCGGCCTGCAGTGGTCCCTCGACGCCTCGACCGTCTTCCGCTTCTGGGAGATCAGCAAGGGCTGA
- the metH gene encoding methionine synthase yields the protein MASLPNPPADTQTRADALREALATRVVVADGAMGTMLQAQDPTMEDFQQLEGCNEVLNITRPDIVRSVHEAYFSVGVDCVETNTFGTNYAALAEYDIADRNFELSEAGARIAREVADEFTASTGQQRWVLGSMGPGTKLPTLGHITYAQIRDAYQVNAEGLLSGGADALLVETTQDLLQTKSSIIGARRAMEALGVTVPLICSVTVETTGTMLLGSEIGAALTALEPLGIDMIGLNCATGPAEMSEHLRYLARNARIPLSCMPNAGLPVLTKQGAHYPLSAPELADAQETFVREYGLSLVGGCCGTTPEHLRQVVERVRGTAVTERSPQPEPGAASLYQTVPFRQDTSYMAIGERTNANGSKKFREAMLEARWDDCVEMARDQIREGAHMLDLCVDYVGRDGVADMEELAGRFATASTLPIVLDSTEVPVIRAGLEKLGGRAVINSVNYEDGDGPESRFAKVTRLAQEHGAALIALTIDEEGQARTVEHKVAIAERLIDDLTGNWGIRESDILIDTLTFTICTGQEESRKDGIATIEAIRELKRLHPDVQTTLGLSNISFGLNPAARVLLNSVFLDECVKAGLDSAIVHASKILPIARFDEEQVTTALDLIYDRREGDYDPLQKLMALFEGVNTKSLKAGRAEELLALPLDERLQRRIIDGEKNGLETDLDEALQTRPALDIVNDTLLEGMKVVGELFGSGQMQLPFVLQSAEVMKTAVAYLEPHMEKTDDEGKGTIVLATVRGDVHDIGKNLVDIILTNNGYNVVNIGIKQPVSAILEAAQEHKADVIGMSGLLVKSTVIMKENLEELNQRKLAADYPVILGGAALTRAYVEQDLHEIYEGEVRYARDAFEGLRLMDALIAVKRGVPGASLPELKQRRVAKRDTPAIAVEEAEEPGGRSDVAVDNPVPTPPFWGTRVVKGIPLKDYASWLDEGALFKGQWGLKQARAGGATYEELVESEGRPRLRGLLDKLHTENLLEAAVVYGYFPCVSKGEDLIILDEQGNERTRFTFPRQRRGRRLCLADFFRPEESGETDVVGLQVVTVGSKIGEATAKLFESDSYREYLELHGLSVQLAEAMAEYWHARVRAELGFGGEDPAQVEDMFDLKYRGARFSLGYGACPDLEDRAKIADLLQPERIGVHLSEEFQLHPEQSTDAIVIHHPEAKYFNAR from the coding sequence ATGGCTTCGTTGCCCAACCCGCCCGCTGACACCCAGACCCGGGCCGATGCCCTCCGGGAGGCGCTCGCGACCCGCGTGGTCGTCGCCGACGGAGCCATGGGAACGATGCTCCAGGCGCAGGACCCCACCATGGAGGACTTCCAGCAGCTCGAAGGCTGCAACGAGGTCCTCAACATCACCCGCCCCGACATCGTGCGCTCCGTCCACGAGGCGTACTTCTCGGTGGGCGTGGACTGCGTCGAGACCAACACCTTCGGCACGAACTACGCGGCCCTCGCCGAGTACGACATCGCCGACCGCAACTTCGAGCTGTCGGAGGCCGGCGCCCGCATCGCCCGCGAGGTCGCCGACGAGTTCACCGCCTCCACCGGACAGCAGCGCTGGGTCCTCGGCTCCATGGGCCCCGGCACCAAGCTGCCCACGCTCGGCCACATCACCTACGCCCAGATCCGCGACGCCTACCAGGTCAACGCCGAGGGCCTGCTCTCCGGCGGCGCCGACGCGCTGCTCGTCGAGACCACCCAGGACCTCCTGCAGACGAAGTCCTCCATCATCGGCGCCCGCCGGGCCATGGAGGCACTCGGCGTCACCGTCCCGCTGATCTGCTCCGTCACCGTCGAGACCACCGGCACGATGCTCCTCGGCTCCGAGATCGGCGCGGCCCTGACCGCGCTGGAGCCCCTCGGCATCGACATGATCGGCCTGAACTGCGCCACCGGCCCCGCCGAGATGAGCGAGCACCTGCGCTACCTCGCGCGCAACGCCCGCATCCCGCTCTCCTGCATGCCCAACGCCGGCCTGCCCGTCCTGACCAAGCAGGGCGCGCACTACCCGCTCAGCGCCCCCGAGCTGGCCGACGCCCAGGAGACCTTCGTCCGCGAGTACGGGCTCTCCCTGGTCGGCGGCTGCTGCGGCACGACCCCCGAGCACCTGCGCCAGGTCGTCGAGCGGGTCCGCGGCACGGCGGTCACCGAGCGCAGCCCCCAGCCCGAGCCCGGCGCCGCCTCGCTCTACCAGACCGTGCCCTTCCGCCAGGACACCTCGTACATGGCGATCGGCGAGCGCACCAACGCCAACGGCTCCAAGAAGTTCCGCGAGGCCATGCTGGAGGCTCGCTGGGACGACTGCGTGGAGATGGCCCGCGACCAGATCCGCGAGGGCGCGCACATGCTCGACCTCTGCGTCGACTACGTGGGCCGCGACGGCGTCGCCGACATGGAGGAGCTCGCCGGCCGCTTCGCCACCGCCTCCACCCTGCCGATCGTCCTGGACTCCACCGAGGTCCCCGTCATCCGGGCGGGCCTGGAGAAGCTCGGCGGCCGCGCGGTCATCAACTCCGTGAACTACGAGGACGGCGACGGCCCCGAGTCCCGCTTCGCCAAGGTCACCCGTCTGGCCCAGGAGCACGGCGCCGCGCTCATCGCGCTGACCATCGACGAGGAGGGCCAGGCCCGCACCGTCGAGCACAAGGTCGCCATCGCCGAACGGCTCATCGACGACCTGACGGGCAACTGGGGGATCCGCGAGTCGGACATCCTCATCGACACCCTGACCTTCACGATCTGCACCGGACAGGAGGAGTCCCGTAAGGACGGCATCGCCACGATCGAGGCGATCCGCGAACTCAAGCGGCTCCACCCGGACGTCCAGACCACCCTCGGCCTGTCCAACATCTCCTTCGGCCTCAACCCGGCCGCCCGCGTCCTGCTGAACTCGGTCTTCCTCGACGAGTGCGTCAAGGCCGGCCTGGACTCCGCCATCGTCCACGCCTCCAAGATCCTCCCGATCGCCCGCTTCGACGAGGAGCAGGTCACCACCGCCCTCGACCTCATCTACGACCGCCGCGAGGGCGACTACGACCCGCTGCAGAAGCTGATGGCCCTCTTCGAGGGCGTCAACACCAAGTCGCTCAAGGCCGGCCGCGCCGAGGAACTCCTCGCCCTGCCGCTGGACGAGCGGCTGCAGCGCCGCATCATCGACGGCGAGAAGAACGGCCTGGAGACCGACCTCGACGAGGCCCTGCAGACCCGCCCGGCCCTCGACATCGTCAACGACACCCTCCTGGAGGGCATGAAGGTCGTCGGCGAGCTCTTCGGCTCCGGCCAGATGCAGCTCCCCTTCGTCCTCCAGTCCGCCGAGGTCATGAAGACGGCCGTCGCCTACCTCGAACCGCACATGGAGAAGACGGACGACGAGGGCAAGGGCACGATCGTGCTCGCCACCGTCCGCGGCGACGTCCACGACATCGGCAAGAACCTCGTCGACATCATCCTCACCAACAACGGCTACAACGTCGTCAACATCGGCATCAAGCAGCCCGTCTCCGCGATCCTCGAAGCCGCGCAGGAGCACAAGGCCGACGTCATCGGCATGTCCGGCCTCCTCGTGAAGTCGACCGTGATCATGAAGGAGAACCTGGAGGAGCTGAACCAGCGCAAGCTGGCCGCCGACTACCCGGTGATCCTCGGCGGCGCCGCCCTCACCCGCGCTTACGTCGAACAGGACCTCCACGAGATCTACGAGGGCGAGGTCCGCTACGCCCGCGACGCCTTCGAGGGCCTGCGCCTGATGGACGCCCTCATCGCCGTCAAGCGCGGTGTCCCCGGTGCCTCCCTGCCCGAGCTCAAGCAGCGCCGGGTCGCCAAGCGCGACACGCCGGCCATCGCGGTGGAGGAGGCGGAGGAGCCCGGCGGCCGCTCGGACGTGGCCGTCGACAACCCGGTCCCCACCCCGCCGTTCTGGGGCACCCGCGTCGTCAAGGGCATCCCGCTCAAGGACTACGCCTCCTGGCTCGACGAGGGCGCCCTCTTCAAGGGCCAGTGGGGCCTCAAGCAGGCCCGCGCGGGCGGCGCCACGTACGAGGAGCTCGTCGAGAGCGAGGGCCGTCCGCGCCTGCGCGGCCTCCTGGACAAGCTGCACACCGAGAACCTGCTCGAAGCCGCGGTCGTCTACGGGTACTTCCCCTGTGTCTCCAAGGGCGAGGACCTGATCATCCTGGACGAGCAGGGCAACGAACGCACCCGCTTCACCTTCCCGCGCCAGCGCCGCGGCCGGCGCCTGTGCCTCGCCGACTTCTTCCGTCCCGAGGAGTCCGGCGAGACCGACGTCGTCGGCCTGCAGGTGGTCACCGTGGGCTCGAAGATCGGCGAGGCGACGGCCAAGCTGTTCGAGTCGGACTCCTACCGCGAGTACCTGGAGCTGCACGGCCTCTCGGTCCAGCTCGCCGAGGCCATGGCCGAGTACTGGCACGCCCGCGTCCGCGCCGAGCTCGGATTCGGCGGCGAGGACCCGGCGCAGGTCGAGGACATGTTCGACCTCAAGTACCGGGGCGCCCGCTTCTCCCTCGGCTACGGAGCCTGCCCCGACCTGGAGGACCGCGCGAAGATCGCGGACCTGCTGCAGCCGGAGCGCATCGGCGTCCACCTGTCGGAGGAGTTCCAGCTGCACCCGGAGCAGTCCACCGACGCGATCGTGATTCACCACCCCGAAGCGAAGTATTTCAACGCACGCTGA
- a CDS encoding ABC transporter substrate-binding protein, translating to MNRKTMVLTAAAGLLTPALAACGSASGGGAGSGAIVVGTTDRFEAADYAPAPFDPAYAYDAGAWNILRQTVQTLMHTPRGGGQPVPEAASACRFTDAGNESYRCTLRPGLKFADGEPLTAKDVKFSIDRVRAIKDENGPSSLLSTLDNVEVNGTDTVVFHLKTPDATFPFKLSTPAAGIVSEKNYDAKKLREGFAVDGSGPYTMKAEVKGNRLVRAVFTKNPHYKGDIKLQNDKVELRTFADSPAMGKALTDGKIHMVSRTLSPAQITEFSAQPPKGVKLVPMPGLEIRYIGFNTDAPVVKDKAVRQALAAAVDRGQLITKVYGKAAQPLYSLVPTTVTGHVNSFYNKYGDANTPKAAALLKDAGIKTPVKLTLNYTSDHYGDGTAAEFEALKAQLNSTGLFDITVQGSEWADFRPAQKKGDHAAYGLGWFPDYPDADNFLAPFLEQDNFLGTPYANSAVRTRLIPESRRAVDRTVAVPAITEMQDIVAEDVPVLPLWQGKQYVAARDGITGVEWSVNAISDLQLWELGRGVSG from the coding sequence ATGAACCGCAAGACCATGGTGCTGACGGCCGCGGCCGGACTGCTCACCCCCGCGCTGGCCGCCTGCGGCAGCGCGAGCGGCGGAGGAGCAGGATCCGGAGCGATCGTCGTTGGAACCACCGATCGGTTCGAGGCCGCCGACTACGCTCCCGCCCCCTTCGACCCGGCCTACGCCTACGACGCCGGCGCCTGGAACATCCTGCGCCAGACCGTCCAGACCCTGATGCACACCCCGCGCGGCGGCGGCCAGCCCGTCCCCGAAGCGGCCTCCGCCTGCCGCTTCACCGACGCCGGCAACGAGAGCTACCGCTGCACCCTGCGCCCCGGTCTGAAGTTCGCCGACGGTGAGCCCCTCACCGCCAAGGACGTCAAGTTCTCCATCGACCGCGTCCGCGCCATCAAGGACGAGAACGGCCCCTCCTCGCTGCTCTCCACCCTCGACAACGTCGAGGTCAACGGCACCGACACCGTCGTCTTCCACCTGAAGACCCCGGACGCGACCTTCCCGTTCAAGCTCTCCACCCCCGCCGCCGGCATCGTCAGCGAGAAGAACTACGACGCCAAGAAGCTCCGCGAGGGCTTCGCCGTGGACGGCTCCGGCCCGTACACGATGAAGGCAGAGGTCAAGGGCAACCGGCTGGTCCGCGCCGTCTTCACCAAGAATCCGCACTACAAGGGCGACATCAAGCTGCAGAACGACAAGGTCGAACTGCGCACCTTCGCCGACTCCCCGGCCATGGGCAAGGCACTCACCGACGGGAAGATCCACATGGTCTCCCGCACCCTGTCGCCCGCCCAGATCACCGAGTTCAGCGCCCAGCCGCCCAAGGGCGTCAAGCTGGTCCCGATGCCCGGCCTGGAGATCCGCTACATCGGCTTCAACACCGACGCCCCGGTCGTCAAGGACAAGGCCGTACGCCAGGCCCTCGCCGCCGCCGTCGACCGCGGCCAGCTCATCACCAAGGTCTACGGCAAGGCCGCCCAGCCGCTCTACTCGCTGGTCCCCACCACCGTGACCGGCCACGTCAACTCCTTCTACAACAAGTACGGCGACGCCAACACGCCCAAGGCCGCCGCCCTGCTGAAGGACGCCGGGATCAAGACCCCGGTCAAGCTGACCCTGAACTACACCAGCGACCACTACGGCGACGGCACGGCCGCCGAGTTCGAGGCCCTCAAGGCCCAGCTGAACTCCACCGGCCTCTTCGACATCACCGTCCAGGGCAGCGAGTGGGCGGACTTCCGCCCCGCCCAGAAGAAGGGCGACCACGCCGCCTACGGGCTCGGCTGGTTCCCCGACTACCCGGACGCCGACAACTTCCTCGCCCCGTTCCTGGAGCAGGACAACTTCCTGGGCACGCCGTACGCCAACAGCGCGGTGCGCACCAGGCTCATCCCCGAATCCCGGCGGGCGGTCGACCGGACCGTCGCCGTCCCCGCGATCACGGAGATGCAGGACATCGTCGCCGAGGACGTGCCCGTCCTGCCCCTGTGGCAGGGCAAGCAGTACGTCGCCGCACGCGACGGGATCACCGGAGTGGAGTGGTCGGTCAACGCCATCTCCGACCTCCAGCTGTGGGAGCTCGGCCGCGGCGTAAGCGGCTGA
- a CDS encoding HAD family hydrolase produces the protein MTSTVPAPVARTADGSALQAVLLDMDGTLVDTEGFWWEIEAEIFQELGHRLEDAWRDVVVGGPMSRSAAFLIESTGAAIGLAELSVLLNERFEARIADRVPLMPGAERLLTELARHNVPTALVSASHRRVIDQVLLTLGRDRFTMTVAGDEVARTKPHPDPYLFAARSLGAHPSRCAVIEDTRTGVAAAEAAGCRVVAIPSVGVIEPAPGRTVVRSLEDVDLAFLRSLIAPMN, from the coding sequence ATGACGAGCACCGTTCCCGCCCCCGTCGCCCGTACGGCCGACGGTTCTGCCCTGCAGGCGGTGCTGCTCGACATGGACGGCACCCTGGTGGACACCGAGGGCTTCTGGTGGGAGATCGAGGCGGAGATCTTCCAGGAGCTCGGGCACCGGCTGGAGGACGCGTGGCGGGACGTGGTCGTCGGCGGTCCGATGAGCCGCAGCGCCGCCTTCCTGATCGAGTCGACCGGCGCCGCCATCGGGCTCGCCGAGCTGAGCGTCCTGCTCAACGAGCGCTTCGAGGCCCGCATCGCCGACCGGGTGCCGCTGATGCCCGGTGCCGAGCGCCTGCTCACCGAGCTGGCCCGGCACAACGTGCCCACCGCCCTCGTCTCCGCCTCCCACCGCCGGGTCATCGACCAGGTCCTGCTCACGCTCGGCCGCGACCGCTTCACGATGACGGTCGCCGGTGACGAGGTGGCCCGTACCAAGCCGCACCCCGACCCGTACCTGTTCGCCGCGCGCTCGCTGGGCGCGCACCCCTCGCGGTGCGCGGTCATCGAGGACACCCGCACCGGCGTGGCGGCCGCCGAGGCGGCCGGCTGCCGGGTCGTGGCCATCCCCTCGGTCGGCGTGATCGAACCCGCCCCGGGACGTACGGTCGTCCGCTCGCTGGAGGACGTGGATCTGGCGTTCCTGCGTTCGCTCATCGCCCCGATGAACTGA